A single region of the Brachypodium distachyon strain Bd21 chromosome 3, Brachypodium_distachyon_v3.0, whole genome shotgun sequence genome encodes:
- the LOC100823999 gene encoding probable methyltransferase PMT21 has protein sequence MKYSKEAKPERAMGGGTGGVGARALPAALMVLLLCGFSFYLGSIYSSTGRTFTLFDSTTTTIVSTTSKQSSGGGGGAIAIAAIGGSKEEVEEEFGECPAEFQDYTPCTDPKRWRKYGNYRLSFMERHCPPAPERSSCLVPPPKGYRPPIRWPKSKDQCWYRNVPYDWINSQKSNQHWLRKDGDRFAFPGGGTMFPNGVGAYVDLMADLVPGMKDGSVRTALDTGCGVASWGGDLLSRGILALSLAPRDNHEAQVQFALERGIPAILGIISTQRLPLPASSMDMAHCSRCLIPWTEFGGLYLMEIHRVLRPGGFWVLSGPPVNYENRWHGWNTTVEAQKADFDRLKKLLSSMCFKLYNKKGDIAVWQKSLDAACYDKLTPVTSPAKCDDSVDPDAAWYVPMRSCVNAPPKPHRKQAQLLPKWPQRLGVAPERVSVIPGGSASAMKHDDGKWKAATKHYKSLLPALGSDKIRNAMDMATTYGGFAASLVKDPVWVMNVVSSYGPNSLGVVYDRGLIGTNHDWCEAFSTYPRTYDLLHLDGLFTAESHRCEMKFVLLEMDRILRPTGYAIIRDNPYFLDSAANIAKGMRWSCDRHDTEDKENEKEKLLICNKPLWSAKKKNI, from the exons ATGAAGTACAGCAAGGAAGCAAAGCCCGAGAGGGCGAtgggcggcggcaccggcggcgttGGGGCGAgggctttgccggcggcgctcatggtcctcctcctctgcggctTCTCCTTCTACCTCGGCAGCATCTACAGCAGCACGGGCCGCACCTTCACCCTCTTcgactccaccaccaccaccatcgtctccaccacctccaaacaatcctccggcggcggcggcggtgccatCGCCATCGCGGCCATTGGCGGCAGTAAGGAGGAAGTGGAGGAAGAGTTCGGCGAGTGCCCCGCCGAGTTCCAGGACTACACGCCCTGCACGGACCCGAAGCGCTGGAGAAAATACGGCAACTACAGGCTGAGCTTCATGGAGCGCCActgcccgccggcgccggagcggtCGAGCTGCCTGGTGCCGCCGCCCAAGGGCTACCGGCCCCCGATCCGCTGGCCCAAGAGCAAAGACCAGTGCTGGTACCGCAACGTGCCCTACGACTGGATCAACAGCCAGAAATCCAACCAGCACTGGCTCCGCAAGGACGGCGACCGCTTCGCCTTCCCGGGCGGCGGCACCATGTTCCCCAACGGCGTCGGCGCCTACGTGGACCTCATGGCGGACCTCGTCCCGGGCATGAAGGACGGCTCCGTGCGCACGGCGCTCGACACGGGCTGCGGCGTGGCGAGCTGGGGCGGCGACCTGCTGTCCCGGGGCATCCTGGCGCTGTCCCTGGCGCCCAGGGACAACCACGAGGCACAGGTCCAGTTCGCGCTCGAGCGCGGCATCCCGGCCATCCTCGGCATCATCTCCACGCAGCGGCTGCCgctcccggcgagctccatGGACATGGCGCACTGCTCCAGGTGCCTCATCCCCTGGACCGAGTTCGGCGGGCTTTACCTCATGGAGATCCACCGGGTGCTCCGGCCCGGGGGGTTCTGGGTGCTGTCCGGCCCGCCGGTGAACTACGAGAACCGGTGGCACGGATGGAACACCACCGTGGAGGCCCAGAAGGCCGACTTTGACCGGCTCAAGAAGTTGCTCTCGTCCATGTGCTTCAAGCTCTACAACAAGAAGGGCGACATCGCCGTCTGGCAGAAGTCTCTTGATGCCGCCTGCTACGACAAGCTCACGCCGGTGACTTCTCCGGCCAAGTGCGACGACAGCGTCGACCCCGACGCCGCCTGGTACGTGCCCATGCGCTCCTGCGTCAACGCGCCGCCCAAGCCCCACCGGAAGCAGGCTCAGCTGCTGCCCAAATGGCCACAGAGGCTGGGTGTGGCGCCGGAGCGCGTCTCGGTGATccccggcggcagcgccagcgccaTGAAGCACGATGATGGCAAGTGGAAGGCGGCCACGAAGCACTACAAGTCCCTGCTTCCGGCGCTGGGCAGCGACAAGATCAGGAATGCCATGGACATGGCCACCACCTACGGAGGGTTCGCGGCGAGCCTCGTCAAGGACCCTGTCTGGGTGATGAATGTTGTTTCCTCTTACGGGCCCAACTCTCTCGGCGTCGTCTACGACCGAGGACTCATCGGTACCAATCACGACTG GTGTGAGGCCTTCTCTACATACCCACGGACGTATGATCTGTTGCATCTTGATGGCTTGTTCACCGCTGAATCTCACAG ATGTGAGATGAAGTTTGTGCTCTTGGAAATGGACCGTATCCTTCGTCCGACCGGCTATGCCATCATCCGGGACAATCCCTACTTCCTCGACTCTGCAGCCAACATTGCAAAAGGGATGAGATGGAGCTGCGACAGGCATGACACCGAGGACAAGGAGAATGAGAAAGAAAAGCTTCTAATCTGCAACAAGCCGCTTTGGTcagcaaagaagaagaatatatAA